The genomic interval AAATGTTTTAGGTTTCGTTGAAGAAAAATAGAGTATTCCATTATGAACATAAGCTCCATAATCTGAATATTTAGTATTTACTGATAGATTATGAATACTTCTAAACGCATCTTTATCTTTAGAAAAAGTATCGAAATAATTTTTATTCTCTATTAACTTTTTTCCTCGACTGTCTATGTTGTTTAATTTTCTAAATTCTAATAGTATTTTATCCGACTCTTTATAGTTTCCATTACTTTTTAATACTTGTGCATACCTAAAATAACTCTCTAACTGTAAAGTATCTTTTCTATATAATTCAAATAATTTCTTATACCATGTTTCAGCTTTAACTGTTTTATTATTAAAATAATAAGAATCTGCTAACCTGGTAACAACAAGCTTAGATGTATCACCTCTTTTAAATAATTCTTCATATAATTTAGCTGATTTTACATAAGAATAATCACTAAAATATTTATTGGCAGCATATTTTCTTTGACCAAAAGAAACAACTACTATAAAAAGTAAACAAAGTGTGCTGATTTTTTTCATATTAAAAGAATCTTGGGGATTTTAATTTAGGTGCTCTTGTAACATCAAATATTAACATAAGTTCATGTGTTCCAGAATTATAATTTCTATAATTAGATGTTGTTAAGTCATAAGCATAGCCTATATGCCAATTTTTATTAACTTTTAATCGTAAAAGTGTGCTAATAGAATCATCCCATCTATAAGCAATTCCTAAAGTAAATTTCTCATAAAATAAAAAGTTAGCTGATAAATCTACTGATAATGGTGCTCCTGACACTATTTTGGATATAAATGCAGGCTTAAACTTAATATCATCAGATAGATTAAACACATATCCACCAATTAAAAAATAATGCAATCTTTCTGCTGCAATAGATTCTACAAAATCATCATAATGATCTGTTCTGATAAAATTAGGAATCGATAATCCTACATACCAATTTGTTTTATGATAATATAATCCTGCACCAATTGATGGTAAAAAACGATTATTTACATTCTGATTAAAAATTGCATCTTCATTTTGATAACGTCCTTTACTCCAATCTAAACTTAAACTTCTACCTCCTAATCGTAAACCAAAAGCTAAATTACCTTCTTCACTTGTTCTAATGGTATAAGAAACATTTCCATCAAAATATACTTCACTAGAAGGACCTAATTTATCATTAATAATATTTAAACCAATTCCAACCCCACTATAACCCAAAGGTTTATTAAAACTAAATGTCTGGGTTTCTGGAGCGCCAGGAAAACCAACCCATTGCGTTCTTGCCAAGGCTGTAGCTGTAAAATAACCTTGAGAACCAGCATATGCTGGGTTTATACTCATTGTATTATACATATACTGTGTATATTGTGGATCTTGCTGTGCATTAACAGAGGTTAATCCAACTAGAATAATAAATACTAGAAGTAGTCTTCGGGGAAAATTCATACTTAATTTGTTTACTTTATTCATGTCTATCTATTAATATAAATCCAACCCTTTTGTGGTGTAATTCCATTTCCTAAATCTAATACATAATAATACGTTCCAACTGGTAACTTTTTATCTGTATTTATTGTTGCTCTTCCATTTGAAGTCCCGTTCCAAGAATTGTTGTAATTTTTCATTTTGAATACTGTATTACCCCAACGATTAAAAACTTCTAAAACATTATTTGGATACTGTTCTATACAATCGATAACAAAAACATCATTTATTCCATCATCATTAGGTGTAAACTCATTGTAAATAGTTAAACAAATTGGTGTTGTTGATGAACTTCCTGAGTTATTACTTGGATTAGAATCTAGTTGATCTAATTGTGTAATACTTACATTATTTTCATAATCTCCCTGTTCTCTCACTTTCACTTTTACTACTAAAGTTGTCACAGCTTTATCTGCTAAACTTGCTATCGACCAATCTCCTGTAAATTCATCATATATTCCTGTTGTAGTTGTATGAGAAATATATTGATAACCTGAAGGTAATGTTTCATTTAAAATAATATTAGTTGCCAAACCTGGACCATTATTTGTAATGGTAATTGTAAAATTAATTTCGTCATTTACGGTAGGATTAGGACTGTCTACTGTTTTTGTAACTGCTAATTCTACAGCAATTAAATTAATAGTAGAACTATCATCATCATCTTCTCCATTGGTAGTAGTCCCGTTCCCTGAATCACTATCTGGATCATACTGATCTGCTTCAGAAACTTCTGCAATGTTTAAATACTCTCCGGCTGCTCCAGTTGGCGTAAGTACTTTTACATCCATAATTAATGTTGCGGATGCTTGATTTGCTATAACACCTATAGTCCATAAACCAGTAGCATCATTATATGCACCGTTAACATTATCAGAAACATAATCAAATCCAATAGGAAGTTCATCTTTTACTTTAACATTGGTAGCATCATCTGGCCCATCATTTTTAACAATAATTGTAAATTGAATGATGTCTCCAACATTAGCATCACTAGTATTAACTGTTTTAGTAATACTTAAGTCAGAAACTTGAGGCACAATACTTACAGCTGCTTCATCATCTTCTAATTGACTACCATTATCATTTCCAATCCTACTGTTTGGATCATATTGATCACTTTTGGTTACCTGTGCTATATTCTTATACTCTGTTGTAGAAATTGGTAAAACACTTGGTTTATTTACTTTTACTTGATAGGTTACATCTGCTGATTTATTAGTATCGATATTAAGTCCAGACCAAGTTAATGTGTTTTCTGCAACATTGTATACACCATTATTTGATGCTGATGAAGCTACATACGTTAAACCTACTGGGAGTTTATCTACAAATTCGACATTTGTTGCATTATCTGGCCCTTTATTACTAAGTGTTAACGTAAAGTCAATAGTATCTCCAACATTTGGATTTGAATTACTTACTGTTTTTGCTAAACTTAAATCTGCAATTTGAATTGTTACATTAACATTAGCTTCGTCATCTTCGCTTTGATCACCATCATCATTATTTAATGAACTATCTAAATCCTTTACATCACTCGCTGTAATTTGTGCAACATTTTTGTATTCATTTACAGGAACTGGTATAACAGTTGGTTCTTTTACTTTAACTTTATAGGTAACTTTTATAGAACCAGACACAGGTATAGTTAAATCAGACCATGTAATTTTATTACCAAATGCACTAAATATTCCATTATTGGAAGCACTAGTCACTTGATATGTTAATCCTACTGGTAAAGTATCTTCAAATCCTACTCCAGTAGCAATACTTGGTCCATCGTTAGCTATTGTTAAAGTAAATTCTAAGATATCGCCAACATTTGGATTGTTATCGGATACTGTTTTAGATAAACTTAAATCTACTGCTTCTACAGAAATTGTATTACTAGCCTCGTCGTTTTCGCTCTGATCACCATCATCATTATTTGGTGTACTATCTATATCTTGACTATTACTTGCTGTAACTTGAGCAATATTAGTATATTCTCCTGATACCCCAGTTGGCGTTTTTACAGTTGCCTTATATGTAAGTGCTAAACCAGTTAATGGAACATTTAAGTTACTCCAAGATATCTTATTATTTGTCAATGTACCTCCTTGGGTTATCAAATTAATGTTTCCATAACCAATTGGTAAATTATCTTCAATTCCAACCCCTGTTGCTGGATCTGGCCCATCATTTTTAAGTAATATTGTAAAAGTTACTTCATCACCAACATTCGGATTATTATTACTTATTACTTTCTCCATACTCAAATTAGAACAAGCATTTACTGTAATATTTATCAATACTCTATTACTAATACAGCCTGTAGATAAACTTCTACTTGCAGCATAATATATTCCTGTTGATATTGATGAATTATTAGGTAATAAATTTCCTCCTGTCATTGCATCATACCAAATTAATTCCTCTCCAGAAGCAACAGTACCAATAATATCACTTATTGTTGAGCTTCCACAAAATACTTGATCCATTGCGGTTGGAACATTTGGACTTACAGGCTCTGTAATAGTTGCGGTAAGTACATTACTTGTACAACTTGTAGATACATCAACAACCTTAATATTTGTATAATTACCAGCTAACACATTAACAACATTAATAGTTCCGTTTGTATCAGAACCAACAGTTTTTGTTATTGATGAACCATTAATTTCATAGGATAGTTGATAACTAGTATTAGCTGTTAAACTACTAATCTGGAAACTACCATTTCCTACACTACAACTTGTTGAATTAACAACAGTTCCTAAAGTAATATTGGGTGATGCTGGTGAAGTAATATCCACACTTGCTAAAGTATTTGATAAGCAACCATCTGTACTTCTTACTTGAATATTTGTATAAGTACCCACTGCTAATCCCATTGTAACAATACTTCCAGAAGCATTAGATGTAGATGCAATATCAACAACAGTTTCATTAAATGTGTATACTAAATTATAAGGCTCATTTTCAACTAAACCTAGCACTTCAAAACTACCAGTTCCTGTACATTGTGTTGGTTGTACAACTTCTCCTAAGCTTATCACAGGTGGATTAATAACTGCTCTTGCAATAGTATTTGAGGTACATCCTGCAGTAACAACATACATATTCTCGTATAAACCTGGTGCTAAACTAGGCACAATCAATTTTCCGTTAGCATCAGAATTTAAAGCTACTGTAGTTTCTGTTCCATTAAATGTATATACAAAAGAGTGACTTGTATTTACTGCTAATCCTAAAAACTCTATACTTCCGTTACCAGAACAAGTCATTGGGTTATTTACAGCTTCTAATACTAAATTTGCCGCCATTGGATCCGATAAAACTACTGCTTCTAATACATTACTAGTACAATTATCTTTAACAACACTAATATTTGTATAATTACCAGCACTTAAATCATTTAGGGCATAATTACCAGATCCATCCGCAGTAATCGTTACATTCTTATCTGCGCTATTTTCCTTATACGTTAATGTATAATTCCCTCCATTTTCTAATCCAGAAATCATTATTGTTCCATCATTCCCTCCACAACTAGTTGGGTTACTATTCGAAACTAAATTAATTACTGCTGGAGTAGGTTCGTTTAGAACAAATGGTCCTGAAAGTATATTAGACATACATCCATTTAAACTAACTTGAAAATCGATATAATTTCCTTCTGATAAATTAGAGATTTGTATGTTTCCAGACCCATCAGTAGTTGATGTTGAATTAACAGTTGCACCATTTTTCTTATATGATAAATTATACGTAGTTGCATTTGCTAAACCTGTTAATTGGATACCTCCATTAGTTCCATCACATGTTGTTATTTGACTAATAACTCCTTCAGTAATAGCTGGAATCACATTAATAGTTACTGATGTTACACTAGTATTACTTATACAGCCTGTAGATAAATCTTTACTCGCCGCATAATAATTTGTAGATGTTAATACAGTTGAATTATCTAATAAATTACCGTTCATAGCAGCATCAAACCAAATCAATTCTTCACCAGAAGCAACACTTCCTACTAAATCACCAATAGTTGAAGGTCCACAAAATTCTTGGGTACTATTTACTGTTGGTTGATTTGGTGCTGAAGGATTTTCAATAACAGCACTTAAAATATTACTATCACAATTAGTTGATGTATCCGTAACTTTTATGTTGGTATAATTTCCATCAGTTAAGTTTGATAAAACAATTTCTCCTATAGCATCTGTGCTTAATGACTGATTTGTTACAGTTCCATTTAATGTATAACTAACAGTATAAGCTGTATTACTTATCAAACTTTTTAATTGGAGACTTCCAGTACCTGTATCACAACTTGAAGAATTGGTTACAGTTCCTAAAGTAATAATTGGAGAAACTGGAACAGAAATAACTACACTAGCAATACTATTAGAAATACAATTGTTTCCGTCTAAAACTTTAACATCTGTATAAGTACCAGCATTTAAGCCAGTAACAATTATACTACCATTACTTGTAGAAGTAGATGCTTGCGTAATTGTATTTCCAGCTAACATATACTGTACTGTATAACCAGAACTATTTACCAATCCTTTAATTTCAAATGTACCTGTTCCATTACAAACAGTTGAATTTGTTACTGTACCTAAACTTATTACCGGCGGATTTATCACCGCACGAGCTATGGTATTTGAAATACATCCAGCAATGGTTACACTCATATTTTCATACGTACCAGGATCTAAATTACCTACTAACAAAGCTCCATTAGTATCACTGGTTACAGATCTAGTTAAAATCACACCGTTTTGTGTAAAGTTAAACGTGTAATTTGTACTTGGAGATAAATTAACAAACTCAATACTTCCTTGCTCAACACAAGTAGTTGGATCATTTACTTTAGACAAACTAAAGTTTGGTGCAGTAGGATCCATTAATACAATATTGGTGCTTAAAATATTACTAGTACAATCATTTTTTGTAACACTAATAGCAGTATAATTTCCTGATGCTAATCCTGCAATAGTATAGTTCCCAGAAGCATCAGCTGTAATATTTATATTTTTATCTACACTATTTTCTTTATAAGTTAATGCATAATTTTCTCCATTTTCTAATCCAGAAATCACTATCGTTCCATCACTTCCTCCACAGGTAGTTGGATTTGTATTTGAAACAAACCCAATCATAGCAGAAATAGGTTCTGAAACAATTATTGGCCCTGGTAAGGTATTAGATGTACAACCATTTAAGTCTACTTTAAAGTCCGTATAAGTACCTATTAATAAATTTGATATATTGATGATTCCACTAACATCTGATGAAATAGTTTTTGTTATTTCTCCACCATCCTTTTTATAAGTTAAACTATAAATAGCTGAATTTTCTAATCCTGTCAACGCAATACTTCCATCACTTCCTCCACAGGTACTTATCTGAGTCACTGCACCTTGATTAATCGATGGTACAGGTTTTACAATAACCGTTGCTTTGGTCGTTGGACTCACACAGCCTGTAGTTAAATCTCTACTTGCTGCATAATAATCGCCTGAAGCTAGTGCTGTAGTGTCTGCTAGTAAGTTGCCTCCTGTTGCTGCATCATACCATACCAACTCCTCGCCTGAACCTATACTTGCTGTTAAATCATTCACCGTAGAAGGACCACAAAACTCTTGTGGATCTATTACTGTTGGTGCGCTTGGACTTGGTGGTACCGTTAGAGTTGCACTAACACTTGTACTCTCACAATTTGTTGATACCTCAGTTACTTTAATATCGGTATATGCGCCTGCTGATAAGTTTGATAATACAATTTCACTTGAACTATTGGTTCCTAATGTTTGTGTTACTGGTGTTGCAGATCCATCTAAGGTATATACCACTTCATAGGAAGTATTGGTATTTAATCCTGTTAATTGAATACTTCCACTATTAGTCACACAACTATCTGGATTCGTTACCGTACCTAATAATAAATTGGGTACTGCTGGTGTGGTTATTTGAACACTTGCAATACTATTTGAAGAACAATTATTGCCATCAATTACTTTAATATCTGTATAGGTTCCTGCTCCTAAATCGGTTATTGTTATAACACCTGAATTGTTTGAGGTTACTGATTTTGTCGTTGCACTCGATGCTCCATTTAAAATATAACTTAATGTATACCCTGTATTACTTACTAAGTCTTCTAACTCAATCGTTCCTGTGCCTGTACATTGGGTTGGATTGGTGACCATTCCTAAACTAATAACCGGTGGGCTAATTACTGCTCTTGCAACTGTATTTGAAGTACAACCTGCAATGGTTACACTCATATTCTCATACGTACCTGGATCTAAATTAGGAACTACTAACGTTCCACTAGCATCACTGGTTAATGAAAGATTAAAATTTGTTCCTCCTAGTGTATAACTAAATGTATAATTTTGAGTATTCCCTAATCCGATAAATTCTAAACTTCCTTGTCCGGTACAAGTTACTGGATCATTTACCTTAGATAATCCTAAATTGGGTGCTGTTGGATCCATTAGCACAATTGCTGTACTTAGGATATTACTTGTACAGTTGTCTTTGGTAACACTGATATTTGTATAACTTCCTGATGGTAATCCGGTAAGACTGATTGTTCCTGTTCCACTACTGGTTATCGTTGGACTAGTCGGTGTTCCGTCTTTCTCGTAACTTACCGAGTAAGAGGCTGAATTTTCTAATCCTGAGATAACGATCGTTCCATCACTTCCTCCACAGGTTGTTGGATCGGTCTTTACACTAAAAGCAATAGCTGCTGGTGTTGGTTCTGCTAAAACTATAGGGCCTGAAAGCGTATTAGATACACAGCCATTTAATGTAACTTGGATATCTGTATAGGTACCTGGTGGTAAACTACTAATCAGTAAATTACCTGAACCATCTGTTAATGCATTGGTTAAACTTGTTGGGTTAGAATCTTTATTATAGGTAACTGAATAGGCTGTATTGGCTGTTAAGTTTGTCAACGCAATACTTCCATCACTTCCACCACAGGTGCTTATCTGAGTCACTGTACCTTGATTGATTGATGGGACAGGTTTTACAATAACCGTTGCTTTGGTCGTTGGACTCACACAGCCTGTAGTTAAGTCCCTACTTGCCGCATAATAATCACCTGAGGCTAGTGCTGTTGTGTCTGCTAGTAAGTTACCTCCTGTTGCTGCATCATACCATACCAACTCCTCACCTGAACCTATACTTGCTGTTAGATCATTCACCGTAGAAGGACCACAAAACTCTTGTGGATCTATTACAGTTGGTGCGCTTGGACTTGGTGGTACCGTTAGAGTTGCACTAACACTTGTACTCTCACAATTTGTTGATACCTCGGTTACTTTAATATCGGTATATGCGCCTGCTGATAAGTTTGATAATACAATTTCACTTGAACTATTGGTTCCTAATGTTTGTGTTACTGGTGTTGCAGATCCATCTAAGGTATATACCACTTCATAGGAAGTATTGGTATTTAATCCTGTTAATTGAATACTTCCACTATTAGTCACACAACTATCTGGATTCGTTACCGTACCTAATAATAAATTGGGTACTGCTGGTGTGGTTATTTGAACACTTGCAATACTATTTGAAGAACAATTATTGCCATCAATTACTTTAATATCTGTATAGGTTCCTGCTCCTAAATCGGTTATTGTTATAACACCTGAATTGTTTGAGGTTACTGATTTTGTCGTTGCACTCGATGCTCCATTTAAAATATAACTTAATGTATACCCTGTATTACTTACTAAGTCTTCTAACTCAATCGTTCCTGTGCCTGTACATTGGGTTGGATTGGTGACCATTCCTAAACTAATAACCGGTGGGCTAATTACTGCTCTTGCAACTGTATTTGAAGTACAACCTGCAATGGTTACACTCATATTCTCATACGTACCTGGATCTAAATTAGGAACTACTAACGTTCCACTAGCATCACTGGTTAATGAAAGATTAAAATTTGTTCCTCCTAGTGTATAACTAAATGTATAATTTTGAGTATTCCCTAATCCGATAAATTCTAAACTTCCTTGTCCGGTACAAGTTACTGGATCATTTACCTTAGATAATCCTAAATTGGGTGCTGTTGGATCCATTAGCACAATTGCTGTACTTAGGATATTACTTGTACAGTTGTCTTTGGTAACACTGATATTTGTATAACTTCCTGATGGTAATCCGGTAAGACTGATTGTTCCTGTTCCACTACTGGTTATCGTTGGACTAGTCGGTGTTCCGTCTTTCTCGTAACTTACCGAGTAAGAGGCTGAATTTTCTAATCCTGAGATAACGATCGTTCCATCACTTCCTCCACAGGTTGTTGGATCGGTCTTTACACTAAAAGCAATAGCTGCTGGTGTTGGTTCTGCTAAAACTATAGGGCCTGAAAGCGTATTAGATACACAGCCATTTAATGTAACTTGGATATCTGTATAGGTACCTGGTGGTAAACTACTAATCAGTAAATTACCTGAACCATCTGTTAATGCATTGGTTAAACTTGTTGGGTTAGAATCTTTATTATAGGTAACTGAATAGGCTGTATTGGCTGTTAAGTTTGTCAACGCAATACTTCCATCACTTCCACCACAGGTGCTTATCTGAGTCACTGTACCTTGATTGATTGATGGGACAGGTTTTACAATAACCGTTGCTTTGGTCGTTGGACTCACACAGCCTGTAGTTAAGTCCCTACTTGCCGCATAATAATCACCTGAGGCTAGTGCTGTTGTATCTGCTAGTAAGTTACCTCCTGTTGCTGCATCATACCATACCAACTCCTCACCTGAACCTATACTTGCTGTTAGATCATTCACCGTAGAAGGACCACAAAACTCTTGTGGATCTATTACAGTTGGTGCGCTTGGACTTGGTGGTACCGTTAGAGTTGCACTAACACTTGTACTCTCACAATTTGTTGATACCTCGGTTACTTTAATATCGGTATATGCGCCTGCTGATAAGTTTGATAATACAATTTCACTTGAACTATTGGTTCCTAATGTTTGTGTTACTGGTGTTGCAGATCCATCTAAGGTATATACCACTTCATAGGAAGTATTGGTATTTAATCCTGTTAATTGAATACTTCCACTATTAGTCACACAACTATCTGGATTCGTTACCGTACCTAATAATAAATTGGGTACTGCTGGTGTGGTTATTTGAACACTTGCAATACTATTTGAAGAACAATTATTGCCATCAATTACTTTAATATCTGTATAGGTTCCTGCTCCTAAATCGGTTATTGTTATAACACCTGAATTGTTTGAGGTTACTGATTTTGTCGTTGCACTCGATGCTCCATTTAAAATATAACTTAATGTATACCCTGTATTACTTACTAAGTCTTCTAACTCAATCGTTCCTGTGCCTGTACATTGGGTTGGATTGGTGACCATTCCTAAACTAATAACCGGTGGGCTAATTACTGCTCTTGCAACTGTATTTGAAGTACAACCTGCAATGGTTACACTCATATTCTCATACGTACCTGGATCTAAATTAGGAACTACTAACGTTCCACTAGCATCACTGGTTAATGAAAGATTAAAATTTGTTCCTCCTAGTGTATAACTAAATGTATAATTTTGAGTATTCCCTAATCCGATAAATTCTAAACTTCCTTGTCCGGTACAAGTTACTGGATCATTTACCTTAGATAATCCTAAATTGGGTGCTGTTGGATCCATTAGCACAATTGCTGTACTTAGGATATTACTTGTACAGTTGTCTTTGGTAACACTGATATTTGTATAACTTCCTGATGGTAATCCGGTAAGACTGATTGTTCCTGTTCCACTACTGGTTATCGTTGGACTAGTCGGTGTTCCGTCTTTCTCGTAACTTACCGAGTAAGAGGCTGAATTTTCTAATCCTGAGATAACGATCGTTCCATCACTTCCTCCACAGGTTGTTGGATCGGTCTTTACACTAAAAGCAATAGCTGCTGGTGTTGGTTCTGCTAAAACTATAGGGCCTGAAAGCGTATTAGATACACAGCCATTTAATGTAACTTGGATATCTGTATAGGTACCTGGTGGTAAACTACTAATCAGTAAATTACCTGAACCATCTGTTAATGCATTGGTTAAACTTGTTGGGTTAGAATCTTTATTATAGGTAACTGAATAGGCTGTATTGGCTGTTAAGTTTGTCAACGCAATACTTCCATCACTTCCACCACAGGTGCTTATCTGAGTCACTGTACCTTGATTGATTGATGGGACAGGTTTTACAATAACCGTTGCTTTGGTCGTTGGACTCACACAGCCTGTAGTTAAGTCCCTACTTGCCGCATAATAATCACCTGAGGCTAGTGCTGTTGTGTCTGCTAGTAAGTTACCTCCTGTTGCTGCATCATACCATACCAACTCCTCACCTGAACCTATACTTGCTGTTAGATCATTCACCGTAGAAGGACCACAAAACTCTTGTGGATCTATTACAGTTGGTGCGCTTGGACTTGGTGGTACCGTTAGAGTTGCACTAACACTTGTACTCTCACAATTTGTTGATACCTCGGTTACTTTAATATCGGTATATGCGCCTGCTGATAAGTTTGATAATACAATTTCACTTGAACTATTGGTTCCTAATGTTTGTGTTACTGGTGTTGCAGATCCATCTAAGGTATATACCACTTCATAGGAAGTATTGGTATTTAATCCTGTTAATTGAATACTTCCACTATTAGTCACACAACTATCTGGATTCGTTACCGTACCTAATAATAAATTGGGTACTGCTGGTGTGGTTATTTGAACACTTGCAATACTATTTGAAGAACAATTATTGCCATCAATTACTTTAATATCTGTATAGGTTCCTGCTCCTAAATCGGTTATTGTTATAACACCTGAATTGTTTGAGGTTACTGATTTTGTCGTTGCACTCGATGCTCCATTTAAAATATAACTTAATGTATACCCTGTATTACTTACTAAGTCTTCTAACTCAATCGTTCCTGTGCCTGTACATTGGGTTGGATTGGTGACCATTCCTAAACTAATAACCGGTGGGCTAATTACTGCTCTTGCAACTGTATTTGAAGTACAACCTGCAATGGTTACACTCATATTCTCATACGTACCTGGATCTAAATTAGGAACTACTAACGTTCCACTAGCATCACTGGTTAATGAAAGATTAAAATTTGTTCCTCCTAGTATATAACTAAATGTATAATTTTGAGTATTCCCTAATCCGATAAATTCTAAACTTCCTTGTCCGGTACAAGTTACTGGATCATTTACCTTAGATAATCCTAAATTGGGTGCTGTTGGATCCATTAGCACAATTGCTGTACTTAGGATATTACTTGTACAGTTGTCTTTGGTAACACTGATATTTGTATAACTTCCTGATGGTAATCCGGTAAGACTGATTGTTCCTGTTCCACTACTGGTTATCGTTGGACTAGTCGGTGTTCCGTCTTTCTCGTAACTTACCGAGTAAGAGGCTGAATTTTCTAATCCTGAGATAACGATCGTTCCATCACTTCCTCCACAGGTTGTTGGATCGGTCTTTACACTAAAAGCAATAGCTGCTGGTGTTGGTTCTGCTAAAACTATAGGGCCTGAAAGCGTATTAGATACACAGCCATTTAATGTAACTTGGATATCTGTATAGGTACCTGGTGGTAAACTACTAATCAGTAAATTACCTGAACCATCTGTTAATGCATTGGTTAAACTTGTTGGGTTAGAATCTTTATTATAGGTAACTGAATAGGCTGTATTGGCTGTTAAGTTTGTCAACGCAATACTTCCATCACTTCCACCACAGGTGCTTATCTGAGTCACTGTACCTTGATTGATTGATGGGACAGGTTTTACAATAACCGTTGCTTTGGTCGTTGGACTCACACAGCCTGTAGTTAAGTCCCTACTTGCCGCATAATAATCACCTGAGGCTAGTGCTGTTGTATCTGCTAGTAAGTTACCTCCTGTTGCTGCATCATACCATACCAACTCCTCACCTGAACCTATACTTGCTGTTAAATCACTTACCGTAGAAGGACCACAAAACTCTTGTGGATCTATTATAGTTGGTGGATTAGGTGTTGCTTTAAATGTAAGTGTTGCTTCTGATGATTCTAAGGCACAACTATTATTAATACTAGTAACTAAAACTTTATATCTATTGTTATTTAAAGTGTTTACAGCATTTGTTAACATTAATGTAACTGTTGAAGTCCCTGTATATATTCCTCCATCAGATAAATTTGTGTAAGTACCCCCAGCATCCGAACTTACTTGCCATTGATATCTAATATCTGTTGTAGGCACAGCAATTGTTGTATTTGGAGTAACTGAATAATCAGTAATTCTTGTACCTGAAGCTGCTACAGTAAAGGTTGTAGATGTGGCAGTACAAAT from Lutibacter sp. Hel_I_33_5 carries:
- a CDS encoding type IX secretion system membrane protein PorP/SprF, whose protein sequence is MNKVNKLSMNFPRRLLLVFIILVGLTSVNAQQDPQYTQYMYNTMSINPAYAGSQGYFTATALARTQWVGFPGAPETQTFSFNKPLGYSGVGIGLNIINDKLGPSSEVYFDGNVSYTIRTSEEGNLAFGLRLGGRSLSLDWSKGRYQNEDAIFNQNVNNRFLPSIGAGLYYHKTNWYVGLSIPNFIRTDHYDDFVESIAAERLHYFLIGGYVFNLSDDIKFKPAFISKIVSGAPLSVDLSANFLFYEKFTLGIAYRWDDSISTLLRLKVNKNWHIGYAYDLTTSNYRNYNSGTHELMLIFDVTRAPKLKSPRFF